A portion of the Oncorhynchus gorbuscha isolate QuinsamMale2020 ecotype Even-year linkage group LG07, OgorEven_v1.0, whole genome shotgun sequence genome contains these proteins:
- the LOC124039868 gene encoding tax1-binding protein 1 homolog B-like isoform X1, which translates to MESFETTANMELSTNFSQVVFQEIPNSYVSNVALTCCYTLTAAIQPNPRDWVGIFKVGWSTTKDYHTFVWVEPSLDLIGLEPVRKQVLFTAYYLPKDDSAFYQFCYVDSNGQVRGASTPFCFKAPGEQSTDCSLENDLLVIITQEKVEQREREKEELVMELGQLKEQNETLRSALKEQQQEIDHLKLSNEELYQADGNTENAREHEDLTQNTKLMDDSHRGQEEQVEKSEREKEELTMELGQLKEQNETLTCALKEQQQEIDHLKESKKELVQLVSKLEKQQENTREHKELAQNFKSLDESQRGQESLTPICEKYERALIKIKQLKKEREVLRGKVEVQCVEIAQLSPRLKESERESHRLKAHIQLLQVDLQSSKKEKKCSALKEQQQQESKEELVQLVSKLEQQQQNTREHEELAQNAKSMDESQRGQESLTTICEKYEQALIKIKQLKKEGEELKGKIEVPSVEIAPLSPRLKESEQESHKLKDHIQLLQVDLQSSEKEKEKLSAALHRVCGVTHDLHDLKTGNKALRRSLSEQEQQPLQMVDSDWKEQYQALLGQLEEAQTLLHKELQASNNTRKRAEQAERELEELKECMESTAMTSDQTKQKSSKLEMQLSELNKIIEEKENMAEIAKVEKEELSRENQDLKRDIERLCKEFDDVQAAPVPMQHPNPYGSSTDPTPNKEQQQEALADSLHSWNPYETPGTATNLEEESSLECRHCHESFPGITQDELELHEHSHRVCPFCMLICDGMEQALYEDHVYSHEV; encoded by the exons ATGGAGAGCTTCGAAACTACAGCCAACATGGAATTGTCAACAAACTTTTCCCAGGTTGTGTTTCAGGAAATCCCCAACTCATATGTGTCAAATGTTGCCTTGACTTGCTGCTACACTCTGACAGCAGCAATCCAACCGAATCCCAGAGACTGGGTGGGGATATTCAAG GTGGGCTGGAGCACCACAAAGGATTATCACACATTTGTGTGGGTAGAACCATCATTGGATCTGATAGGACTGGAGCCAGTCAGAAAACAAGTGCTTTTTACTG CATACTACTTGCCAAAGGATGACTCAGCGTTCTATCAGTTCTGCTATGTTGATAGCAATGGCCAAGTGAGAGGAGCCAGCACCCCCTTCTGTTTTAAAGCCCCAGGGGAACAAAGCACAGACTGCAGCCTTGAAAATGACCTCTTGGTTATCATAACTCAG GAAAAGGTAGAGCAacgtgagagggagaaagaagagctGGTCATGGAGTTGGGGCAACTGAAAGAACAAAATGAGACTCTGAGAAGTGCTCTGAAAGAGCAACAGCAAGAGATTGATCACCTCAAG CTGTCAAATGAGGAACTATACCAGGCAGATGGGAACACGGAGAATGCAAGAGAGCATGAAGACCTGACACAGAACACTAAACTAATGGATGACTCACACAGAGGGCAGGAG GAACAGGTGgaaaaaagtgagagagagaaagaagagctgACCATGGAGTTGGGGCAACTGAAAGAGCAAAATGAGACTCTGACATGTGCCCTAAAGGAGCAGCAACAAGAGATTGATCACCTCAAG GAATCCAAAAAGGAACTGGTACAGTTAGTGAGCAAACTGGAGAAACAGCAAGAGAATACTAGAGAGCATAAAGAACTGGCGCAGAATTTCAAATCATTGGATGAAtcacagagaggacaggag TCTCTGACCCCTATTTGTGAGAAATATGAAAGAGCGTTGATCAAGATCAAACAGCTAAAGAAAGAACGAGAGGTGTTAAGAGGAAAGGTTGAGGTCCAATGTGTGGAGATCGCACA GCTGAGCCCAAGGCTCAAAGAATCTGAGCGGGAGTCACACAGACTGAAGGCTCACATTCAGCTTTTACAG GTGGATCTCCAGAGCAGTAAGAAAGAGAAGAAGTGTTCTGCCCTAAAGGAGCAACAGCAACAG GAATCCAAAGAGGAACTGGTACAGTTAGTGagcaaactggagcagcagcaacagaatactagagagcaTGAAGAACTGGCGCAGAATGCCAAATCAATGGATGAAtcacagagaggacaggag TCTCTGACAACTATTTGTGAGAAATATGAACAAGCGTTGATCAAGATCAAACAgctgaagaaggagggagaggagttgaAAGGAAAGATTGAGGTCCCAAGTGTGGAAATTGCACC GCTGAGCCCAAGGCTCAAAGAATCTGAGCAGGAGTCCCACAAACTGAAGGATCATATTCAGCTTCTACAG GTGGATCTCCAGAGcagtgagaaagagaaggagaagctTTCTGCAGCGCTGCACAGAGTGTGTGGTGTCACACATGATCTACATGACCTGAAGACTGGGAACAAGGCATTACGTAGAAGCCTGTCAGAGCAGGAGCAGCAGCCACTGCAGATGGTGGACAGTGATTGGAAG GAGCAATACCAAGCCCTTCTTGGTCAGCTGGAGGAGGCTCAGACACTGTTGCACAAGGAGTTGCAGGCTTCCAACAATACCCGCAAACGTGCAGAGCAAGCAGAAAGGGAACTGGAGGAGCTCAAGGAGTGCATGGAGAGCACGGCCATGACGTCTGATCAGACAAAGCAGAAGAGCAGCAAACTAGAG ATGCAACTTTCAGAGTTAAACAAAATCATTGAGGAGAAAGAAAACATGGCAGAGATCGCTAAAGTAGAGAAAGAGGAGTTGTCCAGAGAGAATCAg GATCTCAAAAGAGATATTGAAAGACTTTGCAAGGAATTTGATGACGTTCAGGCTGCTCCAGTGCCCATGCAGCATCCCAACCCTTATGGCTCTTCAACTGACCCTACCCCCAATAAGGAGCAGCAGCAAGAGGCACTGGCTGACTCTCTCCACTCTTGGAACCCATATGAAACCCCAG
- the LOC124039868 gene encoding tax1-binding protein 1 homolog B-like isoform X3, producing MESFETTANMELSTNFSQVVFQEIPNSYVSNVALTCCYTLTAAIQPNPRDWVGIFKVGWSTTKDYHTFVWVEPSLDLIGLEPVRKQVLFTAYYLPKDDSAFYQFCYVDSNGQVRGASTPFCFKAPGEQSTDCSLENDLLVIITQEKVEQREREKEELVMELGQLKEQNETLRSALKEQQQEIDHLKESKKELVQLVSKLEKQQENTREHKELAQNFKSLDESQRGQESLTPICEKYERALIKIKQLKKEREVLRGKVEVQCVEIAQLSPRLKESERESHRLKAHIQLLQVDLQSSKKEKKCSALKEQQQQESKEELVQLVSKLEQQQQNTREHEELAQNAKSMDESQRGQESLTTICEKYEQALIKIKQLKKEGEELKGKIEVPSVEIAPLSPRLKESEQESHKLKDHIQLLQVDLQSSEKEKEKLSAALHRVCGVTHDLHDLKTGNKALRRSLSEQEQQPLQMVDSDWKEQYQALLGQLEEAQTLLHKELQASNNTRKRAEQAERELEELKECMESTAMTSDQTKQKSSKLEMQLSELNKIIEEKENMAEIAKVEKEELSRENQDLKRDIERLCKEFDDVQAAPVPMQHPNPYGSSTDPTPNKEQQQEALADSLHSWNPYETPGTATNLEEESSLECRHCHESFPGITQDELELHEHSHRVCPFCMLICDGMEQALYEDHVYSHEV from the exons ATGGAGAGCTTCGAAACTACAGCCAACATGGAATTGTCAACAAACTTTTCCCAGGTTGTGTTTCAGGAAATCCCCAACTCATATGTGTCAAATGTTGCCTTGACTTGCTGCTACACTCTGACAGCAGCAATCCAACCGAATCCCAGAGACTGGGTGGGGATATTCAAG GTGGGCTGGAGCACCACAAAGGATTATCACACATTTGTGTGGGTAGAACCATCATTGGATCTGATAGGACTGGAGCCAGTCAGAAAACAAGTGCTTTTTACTG CATACTACTTGCCAAAGGATGACTCAGCGTTCTATCAGTTCTGCTATGTTGATAGCAATGGCCAAGTGAGAGGAGCCAGCACCCCCTTCTGTTTTAAAGCCCCAGGGGAACAAAGCACAGACTGCAGCCTTGAAAATGACCTCTTGGTTATCATAACTCAG GAAAAGGTAGAGCAacgtgagagggagaaagaagagctGGTCATGGAGTTGGGGCAACTGAAAGAACAAAATGAGACTCTGAGAAGTGCTCTGAAAGAGCAACAGCAAGAGATTGATCACCTCAAG GAATCCAAAAAGGAACTGGTACAGTTAGTGAGCAAACTGGAGAAACAGCAAGAGAATACTAGAGAGCATAAAGAACTGGCGCAGAATTTCAAATCATTGGATGAAtcacagagaggacaggag TCTCTGACCCCTATTTGTGAGAAATATGAAAGAGCGTTGATCAAGATCAAACAGCTAAAGAAAGAACGAGAGGTGTTAAGAGGAAAGGTTGAGGTCCAATGTGTGGAGATCGCACA GCTGAGCCCAAGGCTCAAAGAATCTGAGCGGGAGTCACACAGACTGAAGGCTCACATTCAGCTTTTACAG GTGGATCTCCAGAGCAGTAAGAAAGAGAAGAAGTGTTCTGCCCTAAAGGAGCAACAGCAACAG GAATCCAAAGAGGAACTGGTACAGTTAGTGagcaaactggagcagcagcaacagaatactagagagcaTGAAGAACTGGCGCAGAATGCCAAATCAATGGATGAAtcacagagaggacaggag TCTCTGACAACTATTTGTGAGAAATATGAACAAGCGTTGATCAAGATCAAACAgctgaagaaggagggagaggagttgaAAGGAAAGATTGAGGTCCCAAGTGTGGAAATTGCACC GCTGAGCCCAAGGCTCAAAGAATCTGAGCAGGAGTCCCACAAACTGAAGGATCATATTCAGCTTCTACAG GTGGATCTCCAGAGcagtgagaaagagaaggagaagctTTCTGCAGCGCTGCACAGAGTGTGTGGTGTCACACATGATCTACATGACCTGAAGACTGGGAACAAGGCATTACGTAGAAGCCTGTCAGAGCAGGAGCAGCAGCCACTGCAGATGGTGGACAGTGATTGGAAG GAGCAATACCAAGCCCTTCTTGGTCAGCTGGAGGAGGCTCAGACACTGTTGCACAAGGAGTTGCAGGCTTCCAACAATACCCGCAAACGTGCAGAGCAAGCAGAAAGGGAACTGGAGGAGCTCAAGGAGTGCATGGAGAGCACGGCCATGACGTCTGATCAGACAAAGCAGAAGAGCAGCAAACTAGAG ATGCAACTTTCAGAGTTAAACAAAATCATTGAGGAGAAAGAAAACATGGCAGAGATCGCTAAAGTAGAGAAAGAGGAGTTGTCCAGAGAGAATCAg GATCTCAAAAGAGATATTGAAAGACTTTGCAAGGAATTTGATGACGTTCAGGCTGCTCCAGTGCCCATGCAGCATCCCAACCCTTATGGCTCTTCAACTGACCCTACCCCCAATAAGGAGCAGCAGCAAGAGGCACTGGCTGACTCTCTCCACTCTTGGAACCCATATGAAACCCCAG